One part of the Pandoraea faecigallinarum genome encodes these proteins:
- a CDS encoding PDR/VanB family oxidoreductase: MSKSNLSAMVRTLRFEAAGIMSIELVPVAGSSTAFPDFLPGAHIDLHLPSGLVRSYSLVNAPGEPNRYVLGILADPKSRGGSRFIHDNFRVGMTLDISAPRNHFALDETAAHTVLVAGGIGITPILCMYRRLRSLGRSVKLMYCARTAQQAAFVDELNVLGGDLTYHFDDQHDGKPASLAAFLADQPAGTHAYCCGPGVMLDAFEAACAGAGIDNVHIERFAAAPDAPPPATSEGYVVTLAKSGKEVTVPAGATLLATLIAAGIDAEHSCMEGVCGACETRVLEGCPDHRDSVLSASERASNKVMMICVSGCKGDRLTLDL; the protein is encoded by the coding sequence ATGAGCAAGTCAAACCTGTCGGCCATGGTGCGCACGCTTCGCTTCGAGGCGGCGGGCATCATGAGCATCGAACTCGTGCCTGTGGCAGGCAGCAGCACGGCATTCCCGGACTTCTTACCGGGCGCGCACATCGATCTGCACTTGCCGAGCGGGCTGGTGCGCAGCTATTCGCTGGTCAACGCGCCCGGCGAGCCGAACCGTTATGTGCTCGGCATTCTGGCCGATCCGAAGAGCCGGGGTGGTTCGCGTTTCATCCACGACAATTTCCGTGTCGGCATGACGCTCGACATCTCGGCACCGCGCAATCACTTCGCGCTGGACGAAACCGCTGCACACACGGTGCTGGTCGCGGGCGGCATCGGCATCACGCCGATTCTGTGTATGTATCGCCGTCTGCGCTCGCTGGGCCGTAGCGTCAAGCTGATGTATTGCGCGCGCACCGCGCAGCAGGCCGCGTTCGTCGATGAACTGAACGTGCTTGGCGGCGACCTCACCTATCACTTCGACGACCAGCACGACGGAAAACCGGCGTCGCTCGCCGCGTTTCTGGCGGATCAGCCGGCAGGCACGCATGCGTACTGCTGCGGTCCGGGCGTGATGCTCGACGCGTTCGAAGCCGCCTGCGCCGGCGCCGGAATCGACAATGTCCACATCGAGCGGTTCGCCGCAGCGCCCGACGCACCGCCGCCCGCCACCTCGGAAGGCTATGTCGTGACGCTCGCGAAGTCCGGCAAGGAAGTCACGGTGCCGGCCGGTGCGACGTTGCTCGCCACGCTGATCGCCGCGGGCATCGACGCCGAACATAGCTGCATGGAGGGCGTGTGCGGCGCCTGCGAGACGCGTGTGCTCGAGGGCTGTCCCGATCATCGCGACTCGGTGCTCAGTGCGTCCGAGCGCGCGTCGAACAAGGTCATGATGATCTGTGTGTCGGGTTGCAAGGGCGACCGTCTGACGCTGGATCTGTAA
- a CDS encoding VOC family protein, with translation MTILGIEQITYGVTDLDTCRRFLADWGLTEVTADANGARFETLNGCRVLAVRHDDPSLPPAMEEGPTLREVTWGVASAGEVAAIADRLAGQPGYYCQDGATGCIDPNGLAVRVEVTAKRTLDVQGAPTNPWGLPAQRVNTPSPVYERAQPIEVGHVVFFTNALAATQKFYEDKLGFELSDRYPDRGAFMRCAPHGGHHDLFLLALPNGKRGLNHVAFTVRDIHEVFGGGMHIDRCGWETQLGPGRHPISSAYFWYFKNPCGALIEYYADEDILTPEWQPRDFEPGPTVFAEWAVDGGLDGNTRRQKKGGEAPTGKFMTDTAKR, from the coding sequence ATGACGATTCTTGGCATCGAACAAATCACCTACGGGGTCACCGACCTCGACACCTGCCGCCGGTTTCTCGCCGACTGGGGCCTGACAGAGGTCACGGCCGACGCCAACGGCGCGCGCTTCGAGACGCTCAACGGCTGCCGCGTGCTGGCCGTGCGCCACGACGATCCGTCGCTGCCGCCGGCCATGGAGGAAGGGCCGACGCTGCGCGAAGTCACCTGGGGCGTGGCGAGTGCCGGGGAAGTGGCCGCCATCGCGGACCGCCTCGCCGGTCAACCCGGCTATTACTGTCAGGACGGCGCGACGGGCTGCATCGATCCGAACGGTCTGGCGGTGCGCGTCGAGGTCACGGCCAAGCGCACACTGGACGTGCAAGGCGCGCCGACCAATCCGTGGGGGCTGCCCGCGCAGCGCGTCAATACGCCAAGCCCCGTGTATGAACGCGCGCAGCCGATCGAAGTCGGTCACGTCGTGTTCTTCACCAACGCACTCGCGGCCACGCAGAAGTTCTACGAGGACAAACTCGGATTCGAGTTGTCGGATCGCTACCCGGATCGCGGCGCGTTCATGCGCTGCGCCCCGCACGGCGGGCACCACGACCTGTTCCTGCTGGCGCTGCCCAATGGCAAGCGTGGCCTGAACCACGTGGCGTTTACCGTGCGCGACATTCACGAAGTCTTCGGCGGCGGCATGCACATCGACCGCTGCGGCTGGGAAACACAATTGGGGCCGGGGCGTCACCCGATCTCGTCGGCGTATTTCTGGTACTTCAAGAACCCGTGCGGCGCGCTCATCGAGTATTACGCGGACGAGGACATCCTCACCCCGGAATGGCAGCCGCGCGATTTCGAGCCGGGGCCGACAGTGTTCGCGGAATGGGCGGTGGACGGTGGACTGGACGGCAACACGCGCCGTCAGAAGAAGGGAGGCGAGGCGCCGACCGGAAAGTTCATGACAGACACGGCCAAGCGGTAA
- a CDS encoding glutathione peroxidase: MSTDIETIDVNRIDGTAATLGEYAGKVRLIVNVASKCGLTPQYEGLERLYRDKRDAGLEVLAFPANNFKGQEPGTDAEILDFCTTQYNVTFPLFAKISVLGEDRHPLYSALVKARPEATGEGPFRERLKGFGVERDNPADVLWNFEKFLIGRNGQVVGRFSPDVKADDPRLVAAIDAELAK; encoded by the coding sequence ATGAGCACCGACATCGAAACCATTGACGTGAATCGCATCGACGGCACGGCTGCCACGCTGGGCGAGTACGCCGGCAAAGTGCGTCTGATCGTGAACGTCGCATCGAAGTGCGGTCTGACGCCGCAATATGAAGGGCTGGAGCGTCTGTATCGAGACAAACGCGACGCCGGCCTCGAAGTGCTGGCGTTTCCCGCGAACAACTTCAAGGGTCAGGAACCGGGCACGGACGCCGAAATTCTCGACTTTTGCACCACGCAGTACAACGTCACCTTCCCCCTGTTCGCCAAAATCTCCGTCCTGGGCGAGGACCGCCACCCGCTGTACAGCGCACTCGTCAAGGCCAGGCCCGAAGCCACCGGCGAAGGCCCGTTCCGCGAACGCCTCAAGGGCTTCGGTGTGGAGCGCGACAATCCGGCCGATGTGCTGTGGAACTTCGAGAAGTTTCTGATCGGCCGCAACGGTCAGGTGGTGGGCCGTTTCTCGCCGGACGTGAAAGCCGACGATCCGCGTCTGGTCGCCGCCATCGACGCCGAACTCGCGAAATAA
- a CDS encoding AraC family transcriptional regulator: MDQLSEVLADVHATAVVTGHFTLHAPWAFDKEAVQGIPFRICRGASCWLHVEGEAPVLVREGDVVLLPQGSAHRMSSTPEVSPVPFNDLLAERGITPRSDTPLAMVVGTGGPACELHTAIVGFAAAHRHPIFAILPPVIHIRHDDPAVVPWLKATLQNFIEESMECKPGWMIAAARLSDVLCVQMVRAHVLQNERVGAHWLKGLLDKQVGRAVLAIHRDPAAPWDVRKLAEVAGMSRSRFVARFTSLVGTAPMTHLSGVRMHLAAEALSTRSLRVAEVADKVGYTSEKAFSRAFKRWSGDTPSAFGQRTRDLLDNSAK; encoded by the coding sequence ATGGATCAACTGAGCGAAGTTTTGGCGGATGTGCACGCCACAGCCGTCGTCACGGGCCATTTCACGCTGCACGCGCCGTGGGCGTTCGACAAGGAAGCCGTGCAGGGCATCCCGTTCCGGATCTGCCGGGGGGCCTCCTGCTGGCTGCATGTCGAAGGAGAAGCCCCTGTGCTGGTACGCGAGGGGGATGTCGTGCTGCTGCCGCAGGGCAGCGCGCACCGCATGTCGAGCACACCGGAAGTCTCGCCCGTGCCGTTCAACGATCTGCTCGCCGAGCGGGGCATCACGCCGCGCTCCGACACACCGCTGGCGATGGTCGTCGGCACCGGCGGACCGGCGTGCGAGCTGCACACCGCCATCGTGGGATTCGCGGCCGCGCACCGGCATCCGATCTTCGCGATCCTGCCCCCGGTGATTCACATCCGGCATGACGATCCTGCCGTGGTCCCCTGGTTGAAGGCGACGTTGCAGAACTTCATCGAAGAATCGATGGAATGCAAACCGGGCTGGATGATCGCGGCCGCACGGCTCTCCGACGTGCTGTGCGTGCAGATGGTGCGCGCCCATGTCCTGCAGAACGAACGCGTCGGCGCACACTGGCTCAAGGGCCTGCTCGACAAACAGGTCGGACGCGCGGTACTGGCGATCCATCGCGATCCGGCCGCCCCCTGGGACGTGCGCAAACTGGCCGAGGTGGCCGGCATGTCCCGCTCGCGCTTCGTCGCACGCTTCACGTCGCTCGTGGGCACCGCACCGATGACTCACCTGAGCGGCGTACGCATGCATCTGGCCGCAGAGGCGCTGAGCACGCGCAGCCTGCGCGTGGCGGAAGTCGCGGACAAGGTTGGATACACGTCCGAGAAGGCATTCTCGCGAGCCTTCAAACGCTGGTCCGGCGACACCCCCAGCGCGTTCGGTCAGCGCACGCGCGATCTGCTCGACAATTCGGCCAAGTGA
- a CDS encoding aromatic ring-hydroxylating dioxygenase subunit alpha: MLSQEKNKLLTEVGPGTAMGDYLRRYWHPIAGVSEFDARAVRPIRLFGEDLVLYKDLSGHYGLVQRRCPHRNADLAFGIVEKCGLRCAYHGWEFGRDGACTHQPFEEIVDPSARLRQKTRITAYEVRAKAGLLWAYMGPLPAPELPDWEPFSYEHGFAQVVMAEIPCNWFQCQENSIDPVHFEWTHNNWTARQQDAEAGYVPTHLKTAYEEFEHGFVYKRLRAAETPENVMWTVGRVTLWPNGFYLGHHFEWRVPIDDENTLSVFWVFNRVPKEQEPYVQARIPTWYGPLYDENGDWITSHVANQDFAAWVGQGRITDRTKETLGASDRGIVMLRRRFFEELEAVAGGATPKGLITDPASNERVYLPSACREEMLTGLTREALSAHPLLGPYLHDFFGQAGQPDDVREAYEQAVGQKMRGAKFFTVHGGGNGHGTSDGQQSKA, encoded by the coding sequence ATGCTTAGTCAAGAAAAGAACAAACTCCTCACCGAAGTCGGCCCCGGCACGGCGATGGGCGACTACCTGCGACGCTACTGGCATCCCATTGCCGGTGTCTCGGAATTCGACGCCAGGGCGGTGCGTCCGATCCGCCTGTTCGGCGAAGACCTCGTGCTCTACAAGGACCTGTCCGGCCATTACGGACTGGTGCAGCGGCGTTGTCCGCACCGCAACGCCGATCTGGCGTTCGGCATCGTGGAGAAATGCGGGTTGCGCTGTGCGTATCACGGATGGGAGTTCGGCCGTGACGGCGCGTGCACCCATCAGCCGTTCGAGGAGATCGTCGATCCGTCGGCACGCCTGCGTCAGAAGACACGCATTACCGCCTACGAAGTGCGCGCGAAGGCCGGCTTGCTGTGGGCCTACATGGGGCCATTACCCGCGCCGGAGCTGCCCGACTGGGAGCCTTTCAGCTACGAGCACGGCTTCGCGCAGGTGGTGATGGCCGAGATTCCCTGCAACTGGTTCCAGTGCCAGGAAAATTCCATCGACCCCGTGCATTTCGAATGGACGCACAACAACTGGACGGCGCGTCAGCAGGACGCCGAAGCCGGGTATGTGCCAACGCACCTGAAGACCGCATACGAAGAGTTCGAGCATGGTTTCGTCTACAAGCGTTTGCGCGCCGCGGAAACGCCGGAAAACGTCATGTGGACGGTCGGACGCGTGACGCTCTGGCCGAACGGTTTCTATCTCGGCCATCACTTCGAATGGCGCGTGCCCATCGACGACGAGAACACGCTGTCGGTGTTCTGGGTTTTCAATCGCGTGCCCAAGGAGCAGGAGCCCTATGTTCAGGCGCGTATTCCGACGTGGTACGGCCCGCTGTACGACGAGAACGGCGACTGGATTACCTCGCACGTTGCGAATCAGGACTTCGCCGCGTGGGTCGGGCAGGGGCGCATTACCGATCGCACGAAGGAGACGCTGGGCGCGAGCGACCGGGGCATCGTGATGCTGCGCCGACGGTTCTTCGAGGAACTCGAAGCCGTGGCTGGCGGTGCCACGCCGAAGGGGCTGATTACCGATCCCGCCAGTAACGAACGAGTGTATTTGCCGTCCGCGTGCCGCGAGGAAATGCTAACCGGGCTGACCCGCGAGGCGTTGTCGGCGCATCCGCTTCTCGGGCCGTACCTACATGACTTTTTCGGACAGGCGGGGCAGCCGGACGACGTGCGCGAAGCCTATGAGCAGGCTGTCGGCCAGAAGATGCGCGGCGCGAAATTCTTCACGGTCCACGGCGGGGGCAACGGGCACGGCACGAGCGACGGGCAGCAGAGCAAGGCGTAG
- a CDS encoding ABC transporter substrate-binding protein: MKRNGGMAGGWRVLRDACVAGAFAAMAWSAQAQGTAPLKEVTFLLAAPPGELAFAPFMLAQTRGYYAQEGLKVRWIAVHGGAAVGKQLAAGNGDIGDALGDTPILLRNNGVNVKGVALLGGHPLHQFITRADRTIAQASDLRGRTLSVMSYEDTSYYVTLGILAAGKLNKSDVTIYAGGPNGVWQDVANGRSDGLVGTPEWGARVEETGVKVHYRPTDQLTPGMGQAIIASDKKIASDPEMISKFVRATMKAMTEIEADPVAASRAYVGAVPSYADKLDFVTKVLTYYAKYVFPSRLRPGEFDPAIVAHVQKSYVDKKVVRAAQPVESLYTNQFIPGK, from the coding sequence GTGAAACGAAACGGTGGGATGGCGGGTGGTTGGCGGGTGTTGCGCGACGCATGTGTGGCCGGGGCGTTCGCAGCAATGGCGTGGTCGGCGCAGGCGCAGGGCACGGCGCCGCTCAAGGAGGTGACATTCCTGCTGGCCGCGCCGCCAGGCGAGCTGGCCTTCGCGCCCTTCATGCTTGCGCAGACCAGGGGATATTACGCGCAGGAGGGGCTGAAGGTTCGCTGGATCGCCGTGCATGGCGGGGCGGCGGTCGGCAAGCAGTTGGCGGCTGGCAACGGCGACATCGGCGACGCGCTCGGCGACACCCCCATCCTGCTGCGCAACAACGGCGTCAATGTGAAAGGGGTGGCATTGCTGGGCGGGCATCCGCTGCATCAGTTCATTACGCGCGCGGATCGCACCATCGCGCAGGCGAGCGATCTCAGGGGCAGGACGTTGTCGGTCATGTCGTATGAAGACACTTCGTATTACGTCACGCTCGGGATTCTTGCGGCAGGCAAATTGAACAAGAGCGATGTGACGATTTACGCGGGCGGGCCGAACGGCGTGTGGCAGGACGTCGCGAATGGCCGCTCGGACGGTCTGGTCGGCACGCCGGAGTGGGGCGCGCGCGTGGAGGAAACCGGCGTCAAGGTGCACTACCGGCCGACGGATCAGCTCACGCCGGGCATGGGGCAGGCGATTATCGCCTCGGACAAGAAGATCGCATCCGACCCCGAGATGATCTCGAAGTTCGTCAGAGCGACGATGAAAGCAATGACGGAGATCGAAGCCGACCCGGTCGCGGCGTCCAGGGCCTACGTGGGGGCGGTGCCCTCCTACGCCGACAAGCTGGATTTCGTGACGAAGGTGCTGACCTACTACGCGAAATATGTGTTCCCGAGCCGGTTGCGCCCGGGTGAGTTCGATCCGGCCATTGTGGCGCACGTGCAGAAGTCCTACGTCGACAAAAAAGTCGTCCGTGCCGCGCAACCCGTGGAATCGCTATATACGAATCAGTTTATTCCGGGGAAGTAG
- a CDS encoding glycosyl transferase family 8, giving the protein MAAVHDAAARCIESQDFEGAQALLQDVVSAGAAPMPIWRLLAVALRAQGKAEEGRDILAMLARQVPGDLSNRFDLAETLLLLGDFERGWQEYRYRYSLAHTRSIERKVQRPRWDGQPIPGQTLLIHDEQGYGDTFQFMRMARWARARSQARVIFEVNPETLTIARRMWGDEDLVARGTLPVTFDRHCELMSLPMAMGLTLADLPGDVAYLSADPERVAYWRARLADVPKPWVAIVWAGRPEHVNDRNRSVTLAQLAPLGASGATFLAIQKGPAAAQAGTPPAGMTMVSLSDGIRDFEDTAAILHLADLLVSVDSSPVHLAGAMGRPVWVMLPFVPDWRWLLDRDDSPWYPGMRLFRQPARSQWTPVIERMASELTTFVAQWRRNVE; this is encoded by the coding sequence CTGGCCGCCGTACACGACGCGGCGGCCCGGTGCATCGAATCGCAGGATTTCGAAGGCGCTCAGGCGCTGTTGCAGGACGTTGTGTCGGCCGGCGCGGCGCCGATGCCCATTTGGCGGTTGCTCGCGGTAGCCTTGCGCGCACAAGGCAAGGCGGAAGAGGGGCGCGATATTCTCGCCATGCTCGCGCGTCAGGTGCCCGGCGATTTGTCCAACCGCTTCGATCTGGCCGAAACGTTGCTGTTACTCGGCGATTTCGAGCGCGGTTGGCAGGAGTACCGCTACCGCTACAGTCTGGCGCACACGCGATCCATCGAACGCAAGGTGCAACGCCCGCGCTGGGACGGCCAGCCGATCCCCGGCCAGACGCTGCTCATCCACGACGAACAGGGCTACGGCGACACGTTCCAGTTCATGCGCATGGCGCGTTGGGCGCGAGCGCGCAGTCAGGCACGCGTGATCTTCGAGGTGAACCCTGAGACGCTGACGATTGCGCGGCGTATGTGGGGCGACGAGGATCTCGTTGCGCGGGGGACCCTGCCGGTGACGTTCGACCGGCACTGCGAACTGATGAGCCTGCCGATGGCGATGGGCCTGACGCTGGCCGACCTGCCGGGAGACGTTGCGTATCTGAGCGCCGATCCCGAGCGCGTGGCGTATTGGCGTGCCCGATTGGCCGATGTGCCGAAGCCGTGGGTGGCGATCGTGTGGGCGGGGCGTCCCGAGCATGTGAACGACCGAAACCGGTCGGTGACGCTGGCGCAGCTCGCGCCGTTGGGGGCAAGCGGTGCAACGTTCCTTGCGATCCAGAAAGGCCCGGCGGCGGCGCAGGCCGGCACACCGCCCGCGGGCATGACGATGGTTTCGCTGAGCGACGGCATTCGCGATTTCGAAGACACTGCGGCGATTCTTCATCTGGCCGACTTGCTGGTGTCGGTGGATTCGTCTCCGGTGCATCTGGCAGGGGCGATGGGGCGGCCGGTGTGGGTGATGCTCCCGTTCGTACCCGACTGGCGCTGGTTGCTCGACCGGGACGATTCGCCGTGGTATCCCGGCATGCGGCTGTTCCGTCAGCCGGCGCGCTCGCAATGGACGCCGGTCATCGAGCGAATGGCGAGCGAGTTGACGACGTTCGTCGCGCAGTGGAGGCGCAATGTCGAATGA
- a CDS encoding alpha/beta hydrolase yields the protein MSNDRLRWRVVEGRRAVCALMSGVAVLISGCASPDRNAHADALATPAGLKREVLTAGDFRLTAFSRITRADRPLRVYIEGDGLAWVSRTEPSLDPTPVAATGLALAAADTSANVVYLARPCQFMPMDGDPRCSVVYWTGKRFAPEVIEAMDAEIGQFAARAPGQPVELVGYSGGGAIAVLIAARRRDVASLRTVAGNLDVEYVNRLHRVSAMPASRNPVDVARQTARIPQIHFSSAQDIVVPPDVAIRFAAAVGGHCVKTRVVSGLAHDGDWAAKWKDLLAMTPVCDASH from the coding sequence ATGTCGAATGACCGGCTTCGCTGGCGCGTTGTTGAGGGACGACGGGCAGTGTGCGCCCTGATGTCGGGCGTCGCGGTGCTGATTTCCGGTTGCGCGAGTCCGGATCGCAATGCGCATGCCGACGCGCTGGCGACGCCGGCCGGGTTGAAGCGCGAAGTACTGACGGCGGGCGACTTCCGTCTCACGGCATTTTCGCGAATTACGCGCGCGGATCGGCCGCTGCGCGTCTACATCGAGGGCGACGGGCTGGCCTGGGTGTCGCGCACCGAGCCGTCGCTCGATCCGACACCCGTTGCGGCGACGGGATTGGCGCTGGCGGCGGCCGACACGTCAGCCAATGTCGTGTATCTCGCGCGGCCCTGTCAGTTCATGCCGATGGACGGCGATCCGCGTTGCAGTGTCGTCTACTGGACCGGCAAGCGCTTCGCCCCCGAGGTGATCGAGGCAATGGACGCGGAGATCGGCCAGTTCGCGGCTCGCGCGCCCGGTCAGCCGGTGGAACTGGTCGGCTATTCCGGCGGCGGCGCGATTGCCGTGCTGATTGCCGCGCGCCGTCGCGATGTGGCGTCGCTCAGAACGGTAGCCGGCAATCTCGACGTCGAGTACGTCAACCGGCTGCATCGGGTGTCGGCGATGCCGGCATCGCGTAATCCCGTCGACGTCGCCCGTCAGACCGCCCGCATTCCGCAGATACATTTCAGCAGCGCGCAGGATATCGTGGTGCCGCCGGACGTCGCGATACGTTTCGCCGCGGCGGTCGGGGGCCACTGTGTGAAAACGCGGGTGGTCAGCGGGCTTGCGCACGACGGCGATTGGGCGGCGAAGTGGAAAGACCTGCTCGCGATGACGCCGGTTTGCGACGCGTCGCACTGA
- a CDS encoding NAD(P)H-binding protein, translating to MYTVMGITGRVGGVIGHDLLTAGLPLRAIVQDPVKSSRWATLGGEIAVAENGDVDALTNAFRGSEAVFVMLPPNADPEPDFSHARYLIDVVRQALAATRPKRVVCLSSIGADAEVPSLLTALHMFETAMGSLHLPVTFLRPAWLMENFAWDIAPARERGEFPSYLAPVDRAIPMVSTNDVGHFAARAMQEDFSGERIWEIEGPERYSPDDIAAALARALVRDVRAEAVPRAGWDPLFRAQGMRNPLPRIQMLDAFNDGTFRFLDDGKHTLRGEITLLDAIAALVRET from the coding sequence ATGTACACCGTAATGGGTATCACGGGACGCGTCGGCGGCGTCATCGGCCACGATCTGCTCACGGCGGGTTTGCCGTTGCGGGCCATCGTTCAGGACCCCGTCAAGTCGAGCCGATGGGCGACGCTGGGCGGTGAAATCGCCGTCGCCGAGAACGGTGACGTCGATGCGCTCACCAATGCCTTTCGCGGCAGTGAAGCCGTATTCGTCATGCTGCCGCCGAACGCCGACCCCGAGCCGGACTTCTCGCATGCGCGGTATCTGATCGATGTCGTGCGGCAGGCCCTCGCTGCCACACGTCCGAAGCGCGTGGTGTGCCTCTCGAGCATCGGCGCGGACGCTGAAGTCCCCAGCCTGCTCACGGCATTGCACATGTTCGAGACGGCGATGGGGTCACTGCATCTGCCGGTCACGTTCCTGCGACCGGCCTGGTTGATGGAGAACTTCGCCTGGGACATCGCGCCGGCGCGCGAGCGTGGCGAATTCCCCAGCTATCTGGCGCCGGTGGACCGCGCCATTCCCATGGTGTCGACAAACGACGTCGGTCATTTCGCCGCGCGCGCCATGCAGGAAGACTTCAGCGGCGAGCGCATTTGGGAAATCGAAGGCCCGGAGCGCTACTCGCCCGACGACATCGCCGCCGCACTGGCACGCGCGCTGGTGCGGGACGTGCGCGCGGAAGCCGTCCCCCGTGCCGGCTGGGACCCGCTGTTCCGCGCGCAAGGCATGCGCAATCCGTTACCGCGCATTCAAATGCTGGATGCCTTCAACGACGGCACGTTCCGCTTCCTCGACGACGGCAAGCATACGTTGCGCGGTGAGATCACACTGCTCGATGCGATAGCCGCGCTGGTTCGCGAAACCTGA
- a CDS encoding FAD-dependent oxidoreductase, producing MSAMHVTIIGAGLGGLCLAQGLRRAGVAFDVYERDTAPEARFQGYRLRIDADGLDALAQCLPAAHVERVRERAAVARTGGRFVTPQLANADVILPPSWHDAHTDESVTEHRRRTCPATGHPEPHAPDIPGDVSVHRQTLREILLDGIRDRVHFGKSFARTTTTDDGRRVAHFEDGSHGAPGLIVAADGTHSRVREYVLPGMTPRDTGDVCIYGLTPLSTALLVLMDAHGEAATMEGSTVVFADGFAVIVQAMLFRRAPAANRPPPEGTDPARMPLSPVADYLYWAFIGPSHRLLGTRHAGTEMSGAAALARIETLTQGWHPHLGSLFAHAVPETIRTMPVRSTTSPLPWQIDNVTGLGDAVHTMSPAGGLGANTALRDAARLAYHLQSVARGHLPLPQAIAAYERDMCERAREAVRLADAGAALLAARRHTSPPSSRSASDAMHL from the coding sequence ATGTCTGCCATGCATGTCACCATCATCGGCGCGGGTCTGGGCGGCCTGTGCCTCGCCCAGGGCCTGCGTCGCGCCGGCGTCGCATTCGACGTCTACGAACGCGACACCGCGCCCGAAGCCCGCTTCCAGGGATACCGCCTTCGCATCGATGCCGACGGCCTCGACGCCCTCGCGCAATGCCTGCCCGCCGCCCACGTCGAACGCGTGCGCGAGCGCGCCGCCGTTGCGCGCACCGGCGGGCGCTTCGTCACCCCGCAACTCGCCAATGCCGATGTCATCCTGCCGCCCAGCTGGCACGACGCCCATACGGACGAGAGCGTCACGGAACACCGTCGCCGGACGTGCCCGGCGACCGGACATCCCGAACCGCACGCGCCCGACATTCCGGGCGACGTCAGCGTCCACCGCCAAACCCTTCGCGAGATTCTGCTCGACGGCATTCGCGACCGGGTGCATTTCGGAAAGTCCTTCGCCCGCACCACCACCACGGACGACGGCCGCCGCGTCGCCCATTTCGAAGACGGTTCGCACGGCGCGCCGGGGCTGATCGTCGCCGCGGACGGCACCCACTCCCGTGTGCGGGAATACGTGCTGCCGGGTATGACCCCGCGCGACACCGGCGACGTCTGCATCTACGGCCTGACGCCGTTGTCGACTGCGCTGCTCGTCCTGATGGACGCTCATGGCGAAGCGGCCACCATGGAGGGCAGCACCGTCGTTTTCGCCGACGGATTCGCCGTGATCGTGCAAGCGATGCTGTTCCGTCGCGCGCCCGCCGCGAACCGCCCGCCCCCCGAGGGCACCGATCCGGCGCGGATGCCGCTCTCGCCCGTCGCGGACTATCTGTATTGGGCGTTCATCGGCCCCTCGCACCGGTTACTGGGCACCCGCCACGCAGGAACCGAGATGTCAGGCGCCGCGGCGCTCGCGCGCATCGAGACGCTCACGCAGGGATGGCACCCGCACCTCGGCTCGCTGTTTGCGCATGCGGTGCCCGAGACCATTCGCACGATGCCCGTACGCAGCACGACCAGCCCGTTGCCGTGGCAAATCGACAACGTCACGGGCCTGGGCGACGCCGTCCACACCATGAGTCCGGCAGGTGGCCTGGGCGCCAACACGGCTTTGCGCGACGCCGCCCGGCTGGCCTACCATTTGCAGTCCGTCGCCAGGGGACACCTACCGCTTCCCCAAGCCATCGCAGCCTACGAGCGCGACATGTGCGAGCGTGCGAGAGAAGCGGTTCGTCTGGCCGATGCGGGTGCCGCGCTGCTTGCCGCACGTCGCCACACGTCGCCCCCTTCATCGCGAAGCGCGTCGGACGCCATGCATTTGTGA